The genomic region CAACGGGCCACTAAGCAAGGCATCCGGGATTGGAAGCAGAATCTGGACAGAAAGGCCTCTGCAGAATTGTCCAGCAGGGGCATCCTCGCATTGCAAGACGCCATGGAGGCGCAGGTTCGTACCGAGCTGGAGCGCCTGAAGGAGTGCCTGGCGAAGATCAGGTAGGGTGCAAAGGAGGATCCGATGAAATCGCTTTTGCTGCTTACGGCGAGCGGTCCGCTGCTTGTTCTCACCTCGCATGAGTCCCTGAACGATCTGAAACTTCTTGGGGTGCTCAGGCAAAAAGGTATCGGCAAGTTCGTCGCGTTCGAGGTTCCCTTGTCGCTCGCCAGGGAGCGCTACGGTGGGCACTTTCAGGCGGTTGAAAGCAACCTGCACGAGACCGATGATTTGAGAGTGCTCGACTTCAATGGCCAGCGGGTGTTTCAGCTCTTTCGTTTCGAGGAGCTCGGCTCACCGATCCTGATCGAACAGTCGTGATCGGTTTTGCCCTGCGGCATGCTCTGTTGCGAAAAACCCGTTCATGGCGTTGCGGCGGCCAAAGGGACCAGTCGAGCAGCGCTGGTCGCACCATGAGCGTTCGCTGAGGGGAACGGGCGCTGGTTCATTCCGTTTCCTTTGAGGGGCTTGTTAGAGGAGGACAACATGAAAGCAATGATCATCGCGCTTTCGGCTGCCGTTGTCATGGCTACAGCCCCAGCCGTGTTTGCTCAGGGTGTATCGAGCAAGACGCCAGGTCATCAGATGCAGCAAACGGGTTCCAAGACGGGCGAGCCGGGCGCTTCCAGCTACGCTCCTGGGCACAAGAAGAAGCAGCACGCGAAGTCCACGAAGAGCACCACCCCCGGCGCGTCGAGCTACGCTCCAGGACAAACTACAGGTCAAACCACGGGCGCGAGCACGAGGCCGACCACCGGCTCGAAGTCAGGGTACTGAACTCCAGGCGGTCCTTTAGTCGTAGGGTGGGTTAGCTCCGCGACGGCGCAAAGCGCAATCGCTCGGTGTAACCCACCTCCGTCATCCCGGTGCGCGGACCATCAACGAATGATGGGTTTCGCAAGGATATTGCCCATCCCCGGGGCCTCCGGCCCCGCGGCGCCGCAATACGCAGCTGCCGTTAGTGACGTATCGCGCGGATTTCGAGCGTCGTCTGGGTGAGCCTGGCCACGAACCCCTCGAGATGCATGACCCTTTGTCTGGTCAATTGTTCATGCAACTC from Bradyrhizobium sp. CB1015 harbors:
- a CDS encoding cytosolic protein, with protein sequence MKSLLLLTASGPLLVLTSHESLNDLKLLGVLRQKGIGKFVAFEVPLSLARERYGGHFQAVESNLHETDDLRVLDFNGQRVFQLFRFEELGSPILIEQS